In Alligator mississippiensis isolate rAllMis1 chromosome 10, rAllMis1, whole genome shotgun sequence, one DNA window encodes the following:
- the LOC132243547 gene encoding endogenous retrovirus group V member 2 Env polyprotein-like, whose translation MALMSLYITLGYLSITQVGWEKNLYLQISHAVAQAGNKSDCWICSHSPAHLHQGIPMIEVPISLQQWGTINGGFVRHYSLAAHRSTPKKWRAAPANWIISPRVEAPFCYRSNNTGAYNKATPVGHYPHCLTTLDYSPSSTSGILLGNVPSLSCTGFMVYNFSKEPHVALIANRSEFYIDSSFTSCNISRSSRIAAKRGPSYTMHINRKCRIWHNTCRDLSTLSAPGLCWLCGNRAHKILPWNWVGACTLGRVIPGFEMHSAIYLEQVKNFNHHMKRAVNPLATRNTGFHQFVKTFIPWLGIRELELAIINISATMEAMGNATADAIQALQEDISQISQVTIQHRIALDYLLVSQGGVCALVNSTYCVYVNQDMRIETGIRKIRNQLRVLHQVASENTDWGLEEMWSWLTSWLPDFGALGKKILYGILFVLIVLIMFYVLVQLILCCMKASRRSFS comes from the coding sequence atggcactgatgtccttatatatcacacttgggtatctcagtatcacccaagtggggtgggagaaaaatttgtatttgcagatctcccatgcggtggctcaagctggaaataaaagtgactgctggatatgctctcacagcccagcgcacctacaccaaggaatcccaatgatcgaagtaccaatatccctccagcaatggggaacaataaacggtggcttcgttagacactactcgttagctgcccatcggtccacTCCTAAAAAATGGAGGgctgcccctgctaactggataatctccccaagagtagaggcgcctttctgttacagatccaacaacaccggagcttataataaagccacacctgtaggacactaccctcattgcctaactactctagattatagccctagtagcaccagtggaatcctgttgggtaacgtaccctctctcagttgtacaggattcatggtctacaacttttctaaggaacctcatgttgctctcattgcaaacagatcggaattttacattgactccagttttacttcttgtaatatatctcggtccagcaggatagcagctaaacgtggtccgtcctatacgatgcatatcaatcgaaagtgccggatatggcacaacacctgtcgagatttgagtaccctttctgccccaggcctttgcTGGCTCTgtggaaacagggctcataaaatcttgccctggaattgggtgggggcatgcactcttggacgtgttatccctggtttcgaaatgcatagtgcaatatatctggaacaagtaaaaaatttcaaccatcacatgaaaagggcggttaaccccttagctaccagaaacacagggttccatcaatttgtgaaaaccttcataccgtggcttggaataagagaattggaactagctataattaacatttcagccacaatggaagctatgggaaatgccactgcggatgcaattcaggctctgcaagaagatatctcccagatctcacaagtaactatacaacaccgcatagccctagattacctattggtatcccagggaggagtatgtgccttagtaaactccacctattgtgtctatgtcaatcaggacatgcgaatcgaaactggcattcgcaaaatccgaaatcagttaagggtcttacatcaagtggcctcagaaaatactgactggggtctagaagaaatgtggtcttggctaacctcctggctcccagatttcggggcccttggcaagaaaatcctgtatggaatattgtttgtcttgatagttctgataatgttttatgtcttagtgcaactgatcctctgctgcatgaaagccagcaggagaagctttagctaa